A window of Choloepus didactylus isolate mChoDid1 chromosome 21, mChoDid1.pri, whole genome shotgun sequence contains these coding sequences:
- the SPSB3 gene encoding SPRY domain-containing SOCS box protein 3 isoform X2, which yields MHLRARGIWMRFHTLCLSFVKVLSYLSEILSTMARHPRSSRAWHFVLSAARRDADARAVALAGTADWGYDSDGQHSGADSDPECPSLPPSVPSAVPVTGESFCTCDGQSEAPLCDSLHTVRRGKDCRCGEEDECEPQGSARWGGTRAQAVTAGASCLADFDWVWDDRHKSSAALLSCDDRKVHFHTEYSCGTAAVRGTKELAEGQHFWEVKMTSPVYGTDMMVGIGTSDVDLDKYHHTFCSLLGRDEDSWGLSYTGLLHHKGDKTSFSSRFGQGSIIGVHLDSWHGTLTFFKNRKCIGVAATRLRNRSFYPMVCSTAAKSSMKVIRSCASRTSLQYLCCYRLRQLRPNSRDTLEGLPLPPGLKQVLHDKLGWVLSMNCGRRKPPASSPAAAAHGGSPEPRPGQRKRRRRT from the exons ATGCATCTGAGAGCCAGGGGCATCTGGATGCGGTTTCACACCCTGTGCCTCAGCTTTGTCAAGGTGCTCAGCTACTTGAGTGAG ATCCTCTCCACCATGGCCAGACACCCTCGGAGCAGCAGGGCATGGCACTTTGTCCTAAGTGCAGCTCGACGAGATGCTGATGCccgggctgtggctctggcaggCACCGCTGACTGGGGTTATGACTCTGATGGGCAG CACAGCGGTGCAGACTCTGACCCCGAGTGCCCGTCCCTGCCGCCATCCGTCCCCAGCGCTGTGCCCGTGACCGGGGAGTCCTTCTGCACGTGCGATGGCCAGAGCGAGGCCCCTCTCTGCGACAGCCTGCACACCGTGCGCCGGGGCAAGGACTGCCGCTGTGGAGAGGAGGACGAGTGTGAGCCCCAGGGCAGCGCCAGGTGGGGGGGCACCCGGGCCCAGGCGGTCACAGCCGGGGCTTCTTGTCTTGCAGACTTCGACTGGGTCTGGGACGATCGGCACAAGTCCTCAGCTGCTCTGCTGAGCTGCGACGACCGCAAGGTCCACTTCCACACGGAGTACAGCTGTGGCACGGCGGCCGTCCGGGGCACCAAGGAGCTGGCTGAGGGCCAGCACTTCTGGGAGGTCAAGATGACCTCGCCTGTTTACGGCACTGACATG ATGGTGGGCATCGGGACCTCGGACGTGGACTTGGACAAGTACCACCACACCTTCTGCAGCCTGCTAGGCCGCGACGAGGACAGCTGGGGCCTCTCCTACACGG GGCTCCTGCACCACAAGGGAGACAAGACGAGCTTCTCCTCGCGGTTCGGCCAGGGCTCCATCATCGGGGTGCACCTTGACAGCTGGCACGGCACGCTGACCTTCTTCAAGAACCGGAAGTGCATAG GCGTGGCGGCCACCCGGCTGCGGAACAGGAGCTTCTACCCCATGGTCTGCTCCACGGCCGCCAAGAGCAGCATGAAGGTCATCCGCTCCTGCGCCAGCCGCACCTCCCTGCAGTACCTGTGCTGCTACCGCCTGCGCCAGCTGCGCCCCAACTCGAGGGACACGCTCGAGGGCCTGCCCCTGCCGCCCGGCCTCAAGCAGGTGCTGCACGACAAGCTGGGCTGGGTGCTGAGCATGAACTGCGGCCGCCGCAAGCCCCCTGCATCCTCGCCCGCGGCGGCGGCCCACGGCGGCAGCCCCGAGCCCAGGCCCGGCCAGAGGAAGCGCCGCCGACGGACCTAG
- the SPSB3 gene encoding SPRY domain-containing SOCS box protein 3 isoform X3, whose amino-acid sequence MHLRARGIWMRFHTLCLSFVKVLSYLSEILSTMARHPRSSRAWHFVLSAARRDADARAVALAGTADWGYDSDGQHSGADSDPECPSLPPSVPSAVPVTGESFCTCDGQSEAPLCDSLHTVRRGKDCRCGEEDEYFDWVWDDRHKSSAALLSCDDRKVHFHTEYSCGTAAVRGTKELAEGQHFWEVKMTSPVYGTDMMVGIGTSDVDLDKYHHTFCSLLGRDEDSWGLSYTGVCRGRGRGQAARAAGLTPLLSPGLLHHKGDKTSFSSRFGQGSIIGVHLDSWHGTLTFFKNRKCIGVAATRLRNRSFYPMVCSTAAKSSMKVIRSCASRTSLQYLCCYRLRQLRPNSRDTLEGLPLPPGLKQVLHDKLGWVLSMNCGRRKPPASSPAAAAHGGSPEPRPGQRKRRRRT is encoded by the exons ATGCATCTGAGAGCCAGGGGCATCTGGATGCGGTTTCACACCCTGTGCCTCAGCTTTGTCAAGGTGCTCAGCTACTTGAGTGAG ATCCTCTCCACCATGGCCAGACACCCTCGGAGCAGCAGGGCATGGCACTTTGTCCTAAGTGCAGCTCGACGAGATGCTGATGCccgggctgtggctctggcaggCACCGCTGACTGGGGTTATGACTCTGATGGGCAG CACAGCGGTGCAGACTCTGACCCCGAGTGCCCGTCCCTGCCGCCATCCGTCCCCAGCGCTGTGCCCGTGACCGGGGAGTCCTTCTGCACGTGCGATGGCCAGAGCGAGGCCCCTCTCTGCGACAGCCTGCACACCGTGCGCCGGGGCAAGGACTGCCGCTGTGGAGAGGAGGACGAGT ACTTCGACTGGGTCTGGGACGATCGGCACAAGTCCTCAGCTGCTCTGCTGAGCTGCGACGACCGCAAGGTCCACTTCCACACGGAGTACAGCTGTGGCACGGCGGCCGTCCGGGGCACCAAGGAGCTGGCTGAGGGCCAGCACTTCTGGGAGGTCAAGATGACCTCGCCTGTTTACGGCACTGACATG ATGGTGGGCATCGGGACCTCGGACGTGGACTTGGACAAGTACCACCACACCTTCTGCAGCCTGCTAGGCCGCGACGAGGACAGCTGGGGCCTCTCCTACACGGGTGTgtgccggggccggggccggggccaggCTGCCCGGGCTGCTGGGCTCACCCCGCTGCTGTCCCCAGGGCTCCTGCACCACAAGGGAGACAAGACGAGCTTCTCCTCGCGGTTCGGCCAGGGCTCCATCATCGGGGTGCACCTTGACAGCTGGCACGGCACGCTGACCTTCTTCAAGAACCGGAAGTGCATAG GCGTGGCGGCCACCCGGCTGCGGAACAGGAGCTTCTACCCCATGGTCTGCTCCACGGCCGCCAAGAGCAGCATGAAGGTCATCCGCTCCTGCGCCAGCCGCACCTCCCTGCAGTACCTGTGCTGCTACCGCCTGCGCCAGCTGCGCCCCAACTCGAGGGACACGCTCGAGGGCCTGCCCCTGCCGCCCGGCCTCAAGCAGGTGCTGCACGACAAGCTGGGCTGGGTGCTGAGCATGAACTGCGGCCGCCGCAAGCCCCCTGCATCCTCGCCCGCGGCGGCGGCCCACGGCGGCAGCCCCGAGCCCAGGCCCGGCCAGAGGAAGCGCCGCCGACGGACCTAG
- the NUBP2 gene encoding cytosolic Fe-S cluster assembly factor NUBP2, with product MKKSRGALPLPIGRGRAGGGRKPRGAGGGGMEAAAEPGNLAGVRHIVLVLSGKGGVGKSTVTAELALALHHAGRKVGVLDVDLCGPSVPRMLGAQGRAVHQCDGGWVPVFLDRERGLCLMSVGFLLESPDEAVVWRGPKKNALIKQFVSDVAWGELDFLLVDTPPGTSDEHLSAVEALRPHRPLGALVVTTPQAVSVGDVRRELTFCRKTGLRVLGIVENMSGFICPHCAECSSVFSSGGGKELAQQAGVPFLGSIPLDPQLTRSLEEGGDFIRDFPNSPAFPALTSIAQQILESHALGSPDGSGPPGPHTV from the exons ATGAAGAAGAGCCGGGGGGCTCTCCCGCTGCCCATTGGCCGGGGGCGGGCAGGCGGTGGACGGAAGCCGCGaggcgcgggcggcggcggcaTGGAGGCGGCGGCGG AACCTGGAAACCTGGCCGGCGTCAGGCACATCGTCCTGGTCCTCTCCGGGAAGGGGGGTGTCGGGAAAAGCACCGTCACAGCGGAGCTGGCCCTGGCCCTGCACCACGCGGGCAGGAAG GTGGGCGTCCTGGACGTGGACCTGTGCGGCCCCAGCGTCCCCCGCATGCTCGGCGCTCAGGGCCGGGCCGTGCACCAGTGCGATGGCGGCTGGGTGCCCGTCTTCCTGGACCGCGAGCGCGGCCTCTGCCTGATGTCAGTGGGCTTCCTGCTGGAGAGCCCCGACGAGGCCGTGGTGTGGAGGGGCCCCAAAAAGAACG CGCTGATAAAGCAGTTTGTGTCCGATGTGGCCTGGGGTGAGCTGGACTTCCTGCTGGTGGACACGCCACCGGGCACCTCCGATGAGCACCTCTCAGCCGTGGAGGCCCTGCGCCCCCACCGGCCCCTGGGGGCCCTGGTGGTGACCACGCCCCAG GCCGTGTCCGTGGGCGACGTGCGGCGTGAGCTCACCTTCTGCCGGAAGACGGGGCTGCGGGTGCTTGGGATCGTGGAGAACATGAGCGGCTTCATCTGCCCGCACTGCGCG GAGTGCAGCAGCGTCTTCTCCTCGGGAGGCGGGAAGGAGCTCGCCCAGCAGGCTGGTGTCCCCTTCCTAG GCTCCATCCCCCTGGACCCTCAGCTCACCAGGAGCCTGGAGGAGGGCGGAGACTTCATCCGGGACTTCCCGAACAGCCCTGCGTTCCCTGCGCTCACGTCCATTGCCCAGCAGATCCTGGAGAGCCACGCGCTGGGCTCTCCTGATGGGAGCGGCCCCCCTGGGCCCCACACCGTCTGA
- the SPSB3 gene encoding SPRY domain-containing SOCS box protein 3 isoform X5 yields the protein MHLRARGIWMRFHTLCLSFVKVLSYLSEILSTMARHPRSSRAWHFVLSAARRDADARAVALAGTADWGYDSDGQHSGADSDPECPSLPPSVPSAVPVTGESFCTCDGQSEAPLCDSLHTVRRGKDCRCGEEDEYFDWVWDDRHKSSAALLSCDDRKVHFHTEYSCGTAAVRGTKELAEGQHFWEVKMTSPVYGTDMMVGIGTSDVDLDKYHHTFCSLLGRDEDSWGLSYTGLLHHKGDKTSFSSRFGQGSIIGVHLDSWHGTLTFFKNRKCIGVAATRLRNRSFYPMVCSTAAKSSMKVIRSCASRTSLQYLCCYRLRQLRPNSRDTLEGLPLPPGLKQVLHDKLGWVLSMNCGRRKPPASSPAAAAHGGSPEPRPGQRKRRRRT from the exons ATGCATCTGAGAGCCAGGGGCATCTGGATGCGGTTTCACACCCTGTGCCTCAGCTTTGTCAAGGTGCTCAGCTACTTGAGTGAG ATCCTCTCCACCATGGCCAGACACCCTCGGAGCAGCAGGGCATGGCACTTTGTCCTAAGTGCAGCTCGACGAGATGCTGATGCccgggctgtggctctggcaggCACCGCTGACTGGGGTTATGACTCTGATGGGCAG CACAGCGGTGCAGACTCTGACCCCGAGTGCCCGTCCCTGCCGCCATCCGTCCCCAGCGCTGTGCCCGTGACCGGGGAGTCCTTCTGCACGTGCGATGGCCAGAGCGAGGCCCCTCTCTGCGACAGCCTGCACACCGTGCGCCGGGGCAAGGACTGCCGCTGTGGAGAGGAGGACGAGT ACTTCGACTGGGTCTGGGACGATCGGCACAAGTCCTCAGCTGCTCTGCTGAGCTGCGACGACCGCAAGGTCCACTTCCACACGGAGTACAGCTGTGGCACGGCGGCCGTCCGGGGCACCAAGGAGCTGGCTGAGGGCCAGCACTTCTGGGAGGTCAAGATGACCTCGCCTGTTTACGGCACTGACATG ATGGTGGGCATCGGGACCTCGGACGTGGACTTGGACAAGTACCACCACACCTTCTGCAGCCTGCTAGGCCGCGACGAGGACAGCTGGGGCCTCTCCTACACGG GGCTCCTGCACCACAAGGGAGACAAGACGAGCTTCTCCTCGCGGTTCGGCCAGGGCTCCATCATCGGGGTGCACCTTGACAGCTGGCACGGCACGCTGACCTTCTTCAAGAACCGGAAGTGCATAG GCGTGGCGGCCACCCGGCTGCGGAACAGGAGCTTCTACCCCATGGTCTGCTCCACGGCCGCCAAGAGCAGCATGAAGGTCATCCGCTCCTGCGCCAGCCGCACCTCCCTGCAGTACCTGTGCTGCTACCGCCTGCGCCAGCTGCGCCCCAACTCGAGGGACACGCTCGAGGGCCTGCCCCTGCCGCCCGGCCTCAAGCAGGTGCTGCACGACAAGCTGGGCTGGGTGCTGAGCATGAACTGCGGCCGCCGCAAGCCCCCTGCATCCTCGCCCGCGGCGGCGGCCCACGGCGGCAGCCCCGAGCCCAGGCCCGGCCAGAGGAAGCGCCGCCGACGGACCTAG
- the SPSB3 gene encoding SPRY domain-containing SOCS box protein 3 isoform X4, whose product MARHPRSSRAWHFVLSAARRDADARAVALAGTADWGYDSDGQHSGADSDPECPSLPPSVPSAVPVTGESFCTCDGQSEAPLCDSLHTVRRGKDCRCGEEDECEPQGSARWGGTRAQAVTAGASCLADFDWVWDDRHKSSAALLSCDDRKVHFHTEYSCGTAAVRGTKELAEGQHFWEVKMTSPVYGTDMMVGIGTSDVDLDKYHHTFCSLLGRDEDSWGLSYTGVCRGRGRGQAARAAGLTPLLSPGLLHHKGDKTSFSSRFGQGSIIGVHLDSWHGTLTFFKNRKCIGVAATRLRNRSFYPMVCSTAAKSSMKVIRSCASRTSLQYLCCYRLRQLRPNSRDTLEGLPLPPGLKQVLHDKLGWVLSMNCGRRKPPASSPAAAAHGGSPEPRPGQRKRRRRT is encoded by the exons ATGGCCAGACACCCTCGGAGCAGCAGGGCATGGCACTTTGTCCTAAGTGCAGCTCGACGAGATGCTGATGCccgggctgtggctctggcaggCACCGCTGACTGGGGTTATGACTCTGATGGGCAG CACAGCGGTGCAGACTCTGACCCCGAGTGCCCGTCCCTGCCGCCATCCGTCCCCAGCGCTGTGCCCGTGACCGGGGAGTCCTTCTGCACGTGCGATGGCCAGAGCGAGGCCCCTCTCTGCGACAGCCTGCACACCGTGCGCCGGGGCAAGGACTGCCGCTGTGGAGAGGAGGACGAGTGTGAGCCCCAGGGCAGCGCCAGGTGGGGGGGCACCCGGGCCCAGGCGGTCACAGCCGGGGCTTCTTGTCTTGCAGACTTCGACTGGGTCTGGGACGATCGGCACAAGTCCTCAGCTGCTCTGCTGAGCTGCGACGACCGCAAGGTCCACTTCCACACGGAGTACAGCTGTGGCACGGCGGCCGTCCGGGGCACCAAGGAGCTGGCTGAGGGCCAGCACTTCTGGGAGGTCAAGATGACCTCGCCTGTTTACGGCACTGACATG ATGGTGGGCATCGGGACCTCGGACGTGGACTTGGACAAGTACCACCACACCTTCTGCAGCCTGCTAGGCCGCGACGAGGACAGCTGGGGCCTCTCCTACACGGGTGTgtgccggggccggggccggggccaggCTGCCCGGGCTGCTGGGCTCACCCCGCTGCTGTCCCCAGGGCTCCTGCACCACAAGGGAGACAAGACGAGCTTCTCCTCGCGGTTCGGCCAGGGCTCCATCATCGGGGTGCACCTTGACAGCTGGCACGGCACGCTGACCTTCTTCAAGAACCGGAAGTGCATAG GCGTGGCGGCCACCCGGCTGCGGAACAGGAGCTTCTACCCCATGGTCTGCTCCACGGCCGCCAAGAGCAGCATGAAGGTCATCCGCTCCTGCGCCAGCCGCACCTCCCTGCAGTACCTGTGCTGCTACCGCCTGCGCCAGCTGCGCCCCAACTCGAGGGACACGCTCGAGGGCCTGCCCCTGCCGCCCGGCCTCAAGCAGGTGCTGCACGACAAGCTGGGCTGGGTGCTGAGCATGAACTGCGGCCGCCGCAAGCCCCCTGCATCCTCGCCCGCGGCGGCGGCCCACGGCGGCAGCCCCGAGCCCAGGCCCGGCCAGAGGAAGCGCCGCCGACGGACCTAG
- the SPSB3 gene encoding SPRY domain-containing SOCS box protein 3 isoform X1, translating into MHLRARGIWMRFHTLCLSFVKVLSYLSEILSTMARHPRSSRAWHFVLSAARRDADARAVALAGTADWGYDSDGQHSGADSDPECPSLPPSVPSAVPVTGESFCTCDGQSEAPLCDSLHTVRRGKDCRCGEEDECEPQGSARWGGTRAQAVTAGASCLADFDWVWDDRHKSSAALLSCDDRKVHFHTEYSCGTAAVRGTKELAEGQHFWEVKMTSPVYGTDMMVGIGTSDVDLDKYHHTFCSLLGRDEDSWGLSYTGVCRGRGRGQAARAAGLTPLLSPGLLHHKGDKTSFSSRFGQGSIIGVHLDSWHGTLTFFKNRKCIGVAATRLRNRSFYPMVCSTAAKSSMKVIRSCASRTSLQYLCCYRLRQLRPNSRDTLEGLPLPPGLKQVLHDKLGWVLSMNCGRRKPPASSPAAAAHGGSPEPRPGQRKRRRRT; encoded by the exons ATGCATCTGAGAGCCAGGGGCATCTGGATGCGGTTTCACACCCTGTGCCTCAGCTTTGTCAAGGTGCTCAGCTACTTGAGTGAG ATCCTCTCCACCATGGCCAGACACCCTCGGAGCAGCAGGGCATGGCACTTTGTCCTAAGTGCAGCTCGACGAGATGCTGATGCccgggctgtggctctggcaggCACCGCTGACTGGGGTTATGACTCTGATGGGCAG CACAGCGGTGCAGACTCTGACCCCGAGTGCCCGTCCCTGCCGCCATCCGTCCCCAGCGCTGTGCCCGTGACCGGGGAGTCCTTCTGCACGTGCGATGGCCAGAGCGAGGCCCCTCTCTGCGACAGCCTGCACACCGTGCGCCGGGGCAAGGACTGCCGCTGTGGAGAGGAGGACGAGTGTGAGCCCCAGGGCAGCGCCAGGTGGGGGGGCACCCGGGCCCAGGCGGTCACAGCCGGGGCTTCTTGTCTTGCAGACTTCGACTGGGTCTGGGACGATCGGCACAAGTCCTCAGCTGCTCTGCTGAGCTGCGACGACCGCAAGGTCCACTTCCACACGGAGTACAGCTGTGGCACGGCGGCCGTCCGGGGCACCAAGGAGCTGGCTGAGGGCCAGCACTTCTGGGAGGTCAAGATGACCTCGCCTGTTTACGGCACTGACATG ATGGTGGGCATCGGGACCTCGGACGTGGACTTGGACAAGTACCACCACACCTTCTGCAGCCTGCTAGGCCGCGACGAGGACAGCTGGGGCCTCTCCTACACGGGTGTgtgccggggccggggccggggccaggCTGCCCGGGCTGCTGGGCTCACCCCGCTGCTGTCCCCAGGGCTCCTGCACCACAAGGGAGACAAGACGAGCTTCTCCTCGCGGTTCGGCCAGGGCTCCATCATCGGGGTGCACCTTGACAGCTGGCACGGCACGCTGACCTTCTTCAAGAACCGGAAGTGCATAG GCGTGGCGGCCACCCGGCTGCGGAACAGGAGCTTCTACCCCATGGTCTGCTCCACGGCCGCCAAGAGCAGCATGAAGGTCATCCGCTCCTGCGCCAGCCGCACCTCCCTGCAGTACCTGTGCTGCTACCGCCTGCGCCAGCTGCGCCCCAACTCGAGGGACACGCTCGAGGGCCTGCCCCTGCCGCCCGGCCTCAAGCAGGTGCTGCACGACAAGCTGGGCTGGGTGCTGAGCATGAACTGCGGCCGCCGCAAGCCCCCTGCATCCTCGCCCGCGGCGGCGGCCCACGGCGGCAGCCCCGAGCCCAGGCCCGGCCAGAGGAAGCGCCGCCGACGGACCTAG